From Granulicella sp. WH15, the proteins below share one genomic window:
- a CDS encoding putative Ig domain-containing protein: MNLHSVFLVKEQSAYRALFRGLVILAFVCLFVPITGCGGNPSPSGNTPPATPSAPTSLAYPQTKIAVTIGQSITTDAPTVTGTVTGYSVSPALPAGLNLSASTGAISGTPTSVAAQAAYTITASNSAGSTTATVQIVVNPAAPATLSYPQTTIVATVGRTIATDTPTVIGTVTGYSVSPALPTGLNLSASTGAISGTPTSVAAQATYTITASNSAGSTTATVQIVVNPAAPATLVYPQTTIVATVGKAIPTDIPTVIGTITGYSVSPALPTGLNLSESTGAISGTPTSIVAQATYTVTASNSTGSTTATVQIVVNAAAPAALVYPQTTITANVGQLISTDTPTVTGTVSSYSVSPALPAGLSLSRSTGAISGVPTAATTQASYTVTAANSAGSTTASVQIIVNSFSVFSLLDLGHANTMYTLRLQPTRLFSQDVSGHWVLWDYTADSQLAEGDPGVQSAAIPYPADMAGSVLAIGIPNAVEVHSVSDGSLITTLTSPSLDPPAGSLAWWKLSTDGSYVVSGFATGMFVWSTTDGHLLFTRSGDYSHANAFAATGQVQIALGPAGSNVIETDSVPDGATSTGPAFMGIFNTWFTDGSHFITNTLNLSSRFNPPVYDVYTYSAASVQQGGTLALGNVQGLHGYANWFWTYYPNLDLDLSLYPVGATTPTATYPMSADSIAVPSGSTLGLITYGAGAVSVLDISGSTPVLTNFTLPVAYDNVFAAVSPTQWAVGNVRGVVLDGPSAATTPRFFGYGNAFSIAGVPGQVAIATASGKILTYNPASPTVVSTINFTSSKIALSTDATVLAAKASDLDSQYEPDRTLSIYSLPAGTIAKSFPYQYNNTTTMPFLFDFTMSSAGNALGQTLGVYNGLYFDYTRQVTPLSGSPIIWSDHPPSGLYTGTATMFLSPDGSLIATTLGGYSSTSTTDIYKNGVLAATINGIVAGWIDNNRVLVNTFTAGVPRRRFTLGPSSMTPPARRSLRSNRSHNSPRQRSINLSPVAFKL, translated from the coding sequence TTGAACCTCCACTCTGTTTTTCTCGTCAAAGAACAGTCAGCGTACCGTGCTCTCTTTCGTGGATTGGTGATCCTGGCCTTCGTCTGTCTCTTTGTCCCGATTACAGGGTGTGGGGGCAATCCCTCTCCCTCTGGCAACACTCCGCCCGCAACCCCCTCAGCGCCGACAAGCCTCGCGTACCCACAAACGAAGATCGCGGTCACGATTGGCCAATCGATCACGACAGATGCTCCGACGGTCACCGGCACCGTAACCGGCTACTCGGTTAGCCCTGCGCTTCCTGCAGGTCTCAACCTGAGTGCGTCGACTGGCGCAATCTCCGGCACCCCGACCTCAGTCGCCGCACAAGCCGCCTACACAATTACAGCAAGTAATTCCGCAGGCAGCACAACCGCGACCGTACAGATCGTCGTGAACCCCGCAGCGCCAGCAACCTTGTCGTACCCGCAAACCACCATCGTTGCGACGGTCGGGAGGACCATTGCGACGGATACACCGACGGTTATCGGCACCGTAACCGGCTACTCGGTTAGCCCTGCGCTTCCTACAGGTCTCAACCTGAGTGCGTCGACTGGCGCAATCTCCGGCACTCCGACCTCAGTCGCCGCACAGGCTACCTACACAATTACAGCAAGTAATTCCGCAGGCAGCACAACCGCGACCGTACAGATCGTTGTAAACCCCGCAGCGCCAGCAACCCTGGTATATCCGCAAACTACTATCGTTGCGACGGTCGGTAAGGCAATTCCGACGGATATACCGACCGTCATCGGTACTATAACGGGCTACTCGGTTAGCCCTGCGCTTCCTACAGGTCTCAACCTGAGTGAGTCGACTGGCGCAATCTCCGGCACCCCGACCTCAATCGTCGCACAGGCTACTTACACAGTTACAGCAAGTAATTCCACAGGCAGCACAACGGCGACCGTGCAGATCGTCGTGAACGCCGCGGCGCCAGCAGCCCTGGTATATCCACAAACTACTATCACGGCAAACGTCGGTCAGTTGATCTCAACGGATACTCCCACTGTGACCGGCACTGTAAGTAGCTACTCAGTCAGCCCGGCACTTCCTGCGGGCCTTAGCCTGAGTAGGTCGACCGGGGCAATCTCCGGTGTTCCAACTGCTGCAACAACCCAGGCAAGTTACACCGTGACAGCAGCTAATTCCGCGGGCAGCACAACGGCGAGCGTGCAGATCATCGTGAACAGTTTCAGCGTCTTCAGCTTGCTGGATCTCGGCCACGCTAACACCATGTACACCCTTCGCCTTCAACCTACTCGTCTCTTCAGTCAAGACGTCAGCGGCCATTGGGTTCTGTGGGACTATACAGCTGACAGCCAGCTAGCCGAGGGTGATCCGGGGGTCCAAAGCGCAGCTATCCCGTATCCGGCCGATATGGCCGGGTCTGTCCTGGCGATTGGCATCCCGAACGCGGTTGAAGTTCACTCTGTCTCTGATGGAAGCCTCATCACTACTCTTACGTCACCTAGTCTGGACCCGCCTGCAGGGAGTTTAGCCTGGTGGAAGCTCTCCACCGACGGCAGTTATGTCGTCTCTGGCTTTGCTACAGGCATGTTCGTTTGGAGCACAACGGATGGCCATCTCCTCTTTACTCGATCCGGAGACTATTCGCATGCGAACGCCTTCGCCGCTACGGGGCAAGTTCAAATCGCTCTAGGTCCTGCAGGCTCCAACGTTATTGAAACAGACTCCGTCCCTGACGGAGCCACTTCTACAGGTCCCGCCTTTATGGGCATTTTTAACACATGGTTTACAGACGGCAGCCACTTCATTACAAATACGTTGAACCTCAGCTCTCGGTTTAATCCGCCCGTCTACGATGTCTACACCTACTCTGCCGCCTCTGTTCAACAGGGAGGAACGCTCGCTCTCGGCAATGTGCAGGGCCTGCACGGCTACGCAAACTGGTTCTGGACCTATTATCCTAACCTGGACCTTGACCTTAGCTTGTATCCCGTCGGTGCCACTACGCCTACCGCTACTTATCCTATGAGCGCGGACTCAATAGCGGTTCCGTCCGGCTCTACGCTTGGTCTGATCACTTATGGAGCCGGCGCGGTTTCTGTTCTTGATATCTCGGGTTCTACTCCAGTACTTACTAACTTCACCCTTCCTGTCGCGTACGACAATGTATTTGCTGCGGTATCTCCCACGCAGTGGGCTGTCGGCAATGTGCGCGGTGTTGTTCTCGACGGCCCCAGCGCCGCGACGACTCCCCGCTTTTTCGGTTACGGCAATGCGTTCAGTATCGCCGGAGTTCCTGGACAGGTGGCCATTGCCACTGCCAGCGGCAAGATTCTCACTTACAATCCTGCTTCGCCAACCGTAGTCTCGACGATCAACTTCACCAGCTCGAAGATTGCGCTCTCCACGGACGCAACTGTTCTGGCTGCTAAAGCCAGCGACCTTGACTCGCAATACGAACCCGACCGCACTCTTAGCATTTATTCACTGCCAGCAGGCACCATCGCCAAGAGTTTTCCGTATCAATACAACAATACGACGACTATGCCGTTTCTCTTTGACTTCACGATGTCAAGTGCAGGCAACGCTCTCGGCCAGACTCTGGGAGTTTATAATGGGTTGTACTTCGACTACACGCGTCAGGTCACCCCCCTCAGCGGCTCGCCGATTATCTGGTCGGATCATCCCCCCTCCGGACTCTATACGGGCACTGCTACCATGTTCCTGTCTCCCGACGGCAGTCTGATTGCAACAACGCTGGGTGGCTACTCATCCACGTCCACGACCGACATCTACAAAAATGGCGTGCTGGCTGCTACTATCAATGGGATCGTGGCGGGTTGGATTGACAACAATCGAGTCCTCGTGAATACCTTCACGGCGGGAGTGCCCCGCCGTCGGTTTACACTGGGGCCGTCATCTATGACGCCACCGGCACGCAGATCACTACGCTCAAATCGCTCCCACAACTCGCCCCGCCAGAGATCAATCAACCTATCCCCAGTGGCTTTCAAACTGTGA
- a CDS encoding MGMT family protein codes for MKTPSKSKRKAPSNYFALDQLSVERSKRQLLRDAIRPNEERDVAFRRMILSIPAGKVSTYSVVAAAAGYPRYHRAVARLLRTDPVDHLPWHRVVGAGGEIKLQGAAEYEQRARLKLEGVQFDGKRIDMERFEHSFETWEVYR; via the coding sequence ATGAAGACTCCATCCAAATCGAAGAGGAAGGCGCCGTCGAACTACTTTGCGCTGGATCAGCTTTCAGTCGAGCGGTCCAAGCGACAGTTGTTGCGAGATGCTATACGGCCGAACGAAGAGCGGGATGTCGCGTTTCGTCGCATGATCCTTTCTATTCCCGCCGGGAAAGTAAGCACCTACAGCGTAGTTGCCGCAGCGGCAGGCTATCCGCGCTATCATCGAGCAGTCGCGCGCCTGCTGCGCACCGATCCTGTCGATCATCTGCCATGGCACCGCGTAGTGGGCGCCGGTGGAGAGATCAAGCTGCAGGGCGCTGCCGAATATGAACAACGGGCACGTCTGAAGCTGGAGGGGGTCCAGTTTGACGGTAAGAGGATCGACATGGAAAGGTTTGAGCATTCCTTTGAGACGTGGGAAGTCTACAGGTGA